A window of the Parvularcula bermudensis HTCC2503 genome harbors these coding sequences:
- a CDS encoding PaaI family thioesterase — translation MMGDWPGGMPPFLARVEGGEFEGWYTLVDAPNFAQFAGPFYFSFDEEDNAPVAAMALAAHHQNLGGTGHGGALMTFVDMAAFHTITPEVPDWKAVTVGVSCDFVGAGPIGGVLRCKGEILRAGGRSLFTRGLVTAAGAPVLNWSAHLMRMPTKGRG, via the coding sequence ATGATGGGTGACTGGCCGGGGGGCATGCCCCCCTTTCTGGCGCGGGTCGAAGGCGGCGAGTTCGAGGGGTGGTATACCCTCGTCGATGCGCCGAATTTCGCGCAGTTTGCCGGGCCTTTCTATTTTTCGTTCGATGAAGAGGATAACGCGCCGGTTGCCGCCATGGCGCTTGCCGCACATCACCAAAATCTCGGCGGGACCGGCCATGGCGGGGCCTTGATGACCTTTGTGGACATGGCCGCGTTTCATACGATCACCCCCGAGGTGCCGGATTGGAAAGCCGTCACCGTGGGGGTCTCCTGTGACTTCGTCGGGGCGGGGCCAATCGGTGGCGTTCTGCGGTGTAAGGGAGAGATCCTTCGCGCAGGTGGGCGCAGCCTCTTTACTCGCGGGCTCGTCACCGCGGCGGGGGCGCCGGTGCTGAACTGGTCCGCCCATTTGATGCGGATGCCGACCAAAGGGCGCGGCTGA
- a CDS encoding tRNA dihydrouridine synthase: MGQRANGPVAAASPVLAPLSIGPHPLERPVILAPMSGITDLPFRRAALRAGAPLVVSEMVASEEWVRERPDVALRAALPTGDSLNVIQLAGREARWMREGAAKAEALGADIIDINMGCPARKVTGLLSGSALMRDVDHALSLIKATLSGTSRPVTLKMRLGWDHGHLNAPEIAKGAADAGVAVITVHGRTRQQFYKGTADWRAVRATVEAVSVPVIVNGDIVDDVTARAALAQSGAAGVMIGRAAEGRPWLPAALAEALASGTPMIAPSFVDQIQGVRRLYDETLSHYAAGHGRSAAQGRQLGARMARKHLAAFIDGAPAPWSSAARREWRRVLCAENDPTRVVDLLSQLADGPVPPVGTQSVAFVAA; this comes from the coding sequence ATGGGCCAGCGGGCAAACGGCCCTGTGGCGGCGGCCTCGCCCGTCTTGGCGCCGCTGTCGATCGGCCCTCATCCGCTAGAGCGACCGGTGATACTGGCGCCCATGTCAGGGATAACGGACCTGCCCTTTCGCCGGGCGGCGTTGCGGGCGGGGGCGCCATTGGTGGTGTCCGAGATGGTGGCGTCTGAGGAATGGGTGAGGGAGCGTCCCGATGTTGCCTTGCGGGCCGCGTTGCCGACGGGGGACAGTCTCAACGTCATTCAGCTTGCGGGACGAGAGGCCCGCTGGATGCGCGAGGGGGCGGCCAAGGCTGAAGCGCTTGGGGCGGACATCATCGACATCAATATGGGCTGCCCCGCCCGAAAGGTGACGGGCCTGTTGTCCGGGTCCGCCCTGATGCGGGATGTCGACCACGCCCTATCGCTGATCAAGGCGACCCTGTCGGGGACCTCCCGGCCGGTGACGCTAAAAATGCGTCTGGGGTGGGACCATGGCCATCTGAACGCGCCGGAAATCGCCAAGGGCGCGGCCGATGCCGGGGTGGCCGTGATCACCGTTCACGGACGGACCCGTCAACAATTCTACAAGGGAACGGCGGATTGGCGGGCGGTCCGGGCGACGGTTGAGGCGGTCTCTGTCCCGGTCATCGTCAACGGCGATATCGTGGACGACGTGACCGCGCGGGCCGCCCTTGCCCAGTCGGGGGCGGCGGGGGTGATGATCGGTCGGGCGGCCGAAGGGCGTCCTTGGTTGCCCGCCGCCCTCGCCGAGGCCCTGGCGTCGGGAACGCCGATGATCGCTCCCTCTTTTGTCGATCAGATACAGGGGGTGCGGCGCCTCTATGACGAGACCCTGTCGCATTATGCGGCGGGGCACGGCCGGTCGGCGGCGCAAGGGCGGCAATTGGGGGCGCGCATGGCCCGAAAACACCTCGCCGCTTTTATCGATGGGGCTCCGGCTCCGTGGTCATCGGCGGCGCGACGGGAGTGGCGGCGCGTTCTCTGTGCCGAGAACGATCCGACGCGGGTCGTGGACCTATTGAGCCAGCTGGCTGACGGTCCCGTGCCCCCCGTCGGCACCCAAAGCGTGGCGTTCGTCGCTGCGTGA
- a CDS encoding sigma-54-dependent transcriptional regulator translates to MSIDILIVDDERDIRDLIAGILEDEGFTPRTASDSDAVFAALRERCPALVILDIWLQGSSMDGLDILDALKQLYPDMPVIIISGHGNIETAIAAIRRGAYDFLEKPFNAEKLILTIGRALEASSLRTENDSLRSKAADEALRGQSTAIQQFRQALFKVAEARSRVLIEGEVGSGRETAAREIHRLSPRRDRPFVVVSAATIKPDTMEEVLFGSTAPDGTPKTIGVFERAHGGTLLIDEVGEMSLSTQAKVLRVLVDQRFTRLGGAAPVAIDTRIISTTSRNLLSDGGEGGFRADLFHRLAVVHLKLPPLRQRPDDVPELVQYLLTMIAEGAGRPLPQISHEAITALQAYDWPGNVRQLRNALERSILLRAGEDKEPMGIADLPEEIVRGGATLSAGTGLEQVISLPLRQAREQFEREYLAAQIARFAGNISRTASFIGMERSALHRKLKALGISGNGKTTRHQSADLSEQ, encoded by the coding sequence ATGTCGATCGATATTCTCATTGTCGACGACGAACGGGATATCCGCGACCTCATCGCGGGGATTCTCGAGGATGAGGGGTTCACCCCCAGGACGGCATCGGACAGCGACGCGGTATTCGCAGCGCTGCGCGAGAGATGTCCAGCGCTGGTCATCCTTGATATCTGGCTCCAGGGCTCAAGCATGGATGGGCTCGATATTCTCGATGCGCTCAAGCAACTCTATCCCGACATGCCCGTGATCATTATTTCGGGACACGGAAATATTGAGACGGCGATCGCGGCGATCCGGCGCGGGGCCTACGATTTTCTCGAAAAGCCGTTCAATGCCGAGAAACTGATTTTGACGATTGGGCGAGCGCTGGAGGCCTCTTCGCTACGGACGGAAAATGACAGTCTGAGATCCAAGGCGGCGGATGAGGCGCTGCGCGGGCAATCGACCGCCATACAACAGTTCCGCCAGGCTCTTTTCAAAGTGGCGGAGGCACGGTCCCGTGTCCTGATCGAGGGAGAGGTCGGCTCGGGGCGGGAGACCGCGGCACGGGAAATTCATCGCCTGTCCCCACGCCGCGACAGACCCTTCGTCGTCGTCAGTGCCGCAACGATCAAGCCTGACACGATGGAGGAAGTTCTTTTCGGGTCCACCGCGCCGGATGGGACGCCGAAAACGATTGGGGTGTTCGAGCGGGCCCATGGCGGGACCTTGTTGATCGACGAAGTCGGAGAAATGTCTCTATCGACACAGGCCAAGGTGTTGCGGGTCCTTGTCGATCAGCGCTTTACCCGGTTGGGGGGGGCCGCACCCGTGGCGATCGACACCCGGATCATCTCGACCACTTCTCGGAATTTGTTGTCCGATGGGGGGGAAGGGGGCTTTCGGGCAGACCTTTTCCATCGCTTGGCCGTCGTTCATCTCAAGCTGCCGCCTCTTCGTCAGCGTCCTGACGATGTGCCGGAGTTGGTCCAGTATCTCCTCACCATGATTGCCGAGGGGGCCGGTCGCCCCCTGCCGCAGATCAGTCATGAGGCGATCACGGCCCTGCAAGCCTATGATTGGCCCGGCAACGTGCGACAGCTCCGCAATGCGCTTGAACGATCTATTCTGTTAAGGGCCGGTGAGGACAAAGAGCCGATGGGCATTGCCGACCTGCCGGAGGAAATCGTGCGCGGGGGGGCCACCTTGTCCGCAGGAACAGGACTGGAACAGGTGATCTCTCTGCCGCTTCGCCAGGCACGGGAGCAGTTCGAGCGGGAATATCTCGCCGCCCAAATCGCCCGCTTTGCAGGGAACATATCGCGCACCGCATCCTTTATTGGGATGGAGCGGTCGGCCCTTCACCGCAAACTCAAGGCCCTGGGGATCAGTGGCAACGGAAAAACAACTCGCCATCAATCCGCCGATTTGAGCGAACAGTAA
- a CDS encoding sensor histidine kinase — translation MISSPDRYLPTTGAETTASPRGGGAVSRLPHLRSRLTPVALAGAAILVFILTAYGLSNVVEGVSAPVRGLFGLVAVGAMGLSVLVLARLVEVFVEDRGHLRGARLQKRFVALLLGVAVVPAMAAFVLAGTVLKTFSEEFFVERVTAANAVARDFANGYFTAESRKIGPQVVQLAADLALQARAGLDPETQPIGFRKYLLGQAILRDFTAVTILDRDLNVIVQVNRRSGQPFRLPPLRYFEDVSTPGAIPFKYDAHDKRVFDAAYALLYSPQDQFIVAYKAENAALAEQLLRVRNFRDETIGIRQRLEKLTGTFTIGFGLVMILLLLTAMWIGIMVANGIIRPVRQLATAAEAVSRGHLVRHPDLETAQGELGELGRIFNDMTEKLALQRRELLLANRQSQARRRFIETVVSGVPSGVLNVRREGTIALSNPSADAILSPEGEALTGRQLLDVAPELAPFFEETSPLAGREAQNQIEINRRGQTRIINVQVRPDDKDRPRGTLITLDDITELVAAQRNAAWGEVARRIAHEIKNPLTPIQLSAERLKRRYGDKIGEDREVFEACTDTIVRHVGDIGRMVAEFSSFARMPAPVLSECDMRETVRAAAETFAIAYPTISFRYILPDGPVPMRCDSRLMRQAIMNLVKNGVEAITEDEGSGKKKGEMIVSLEEGETNVVISITDNGRGLPQKDRARLTDPYMTTRVKGTGLGLAIVRKAVEEHSGQFSLIDRGAEDGAPGAVARIVLPKRSSYEQGDEPPTRQAV, via the coding sequence ATGATCAGCAGCCCAGATCGTTATCTCCCAACGACCGGGGCCGAGACGACAGCCTCGCCGCGCGGCGGGGGGGCGGTATCAAGGCTCCCCCATCTCCGCAGTAGGTTGACGCCTGTCGCCCTCGCCGGGGCGGCGATTCTTGTCTTCATCCTGACGGCTTACGGCCTCTCGAATGTCGTTGAGGGGGTGTCGGCCCCGGTGCGTGGCCTCTTTGGGCTAGTCGCGGTTGGGGCCATGGGGCTGAGTGTCCTCGTCCTGGCCCGGCTGGTCGAGGTGTTCGTCGAGGATCGAGGGCATTTGCGGGGGGCGCGGCTCCAAAAACGCTTCGTCGCCTTGCTTCTTGGGGTGGCGGTGGTCCCCGCAATGGCGGCTTTCGTCCTCGCTGGGACCGTGCTCAAGACTTTTTCGGAAGAGTTCTTCGTTGAACGTGTCACGGCCGCCAACGCCGTGGCCCGGGACTTCGCCAATGGATATTTCACCGCCGAAAGCCGCAAGATCGGTCCGCAGGTCGTCCAATTGGCCGCCGACCTCGCCTTGCAAGCCCGCGCGGGGCTCGATCCGGAAACGCAGCCGATCGGATTTCGCAAGTATCTTCTCGGCCAGGCGATTCTTCGGGACTTTACCGCCGTGACGATTCTCGACCGCGACCTTAATGTCATTGTTCAGGTCAATCGCCGGAGCGGTCAGCCCTTCAGACTGCCGCCCCTGCGCTATTTTGAGGATGTCAGCACGCCGGGCGCCATCCCGTTCAAATACGACGCCCACGACAAGCGGGTGTTCGATGCCGCCTATGCGCTGCTCTATTCGCCGCAGGATCAATTCATCGTGGCCTACAAGGCGGAGAACGCCGCGCTTGCAGAGCAATTGCTAAGGGTGCGGAACTTCAGAGATGAGACGATCGGAATACGGCAACGTCTGGAGAAGCTGACCGGGACTTTCACCATCGGCTTTGGCCTCGTGATGATCCTGCTCCTTTTGACCGCCATGTGGATCGGCATCATGGTCGCCAACGGGATCATTCGCCCGGTCCGGCAATTGGCCACGGCGGCGGAGGCGGTGAGCCGTGGGCATCTCGTCCGGCACCCCGATCTTGAGACCGCCCAGGGGGAGCTGGGCGAATTGGGGCGGATCTTTAACGACATGACCGAAAAGCTGGCGCTTCAACGGCGGGAGCTTCTGCTCGCCAACCGCCAATCTCAGGCACGCCGACGCTTCATCGAAACCGTCGTGTCGGGGGTGCCGAGCGGCGTTTTGAATGTCCGCCGGGAAGGGACCATTGCGCTGTCCAATCCCTCCGCCGACGCGATCCTCTCTCCGGAGGGAGAGGCGCTCACCGGGCGCCAGCTTCTTGACGTTGCCCCGGAATTGGCGCCTTTCTTTGAGGAAACCTCCCCGCTGGCGGGGCGGGAAGCCCAAAATCAGATCGAAATCAATCGGCGCGGGCAGACCCGGATCATCAATGTGCAAGTGCGGCCGGACGACAAGGACCGGCCCCGCGGCACGCTGATTACGCTCGACGACATCACCGAATTGGTGGCGGCCCAGCGAAATGCCGCTTGGGGAGAGGTGGCGCGGCGGATTGCCCATGAGATCAAAAACCCGCTGACGCCTATTCAGCTTTCCGCCGAACGTCTGAAGCGGCGATATGGGGACAAGATCGGCGAGGATCGAGAGGTATTTGAGGCGTGCACGGACACCATTGTCCGCCATGTCGGCGATATCGGCCGAATGGTCGCAGAATTTTCCTCTTTTGCCAGAATGCCGGCCCCTGTGCTTTCTGAATGCGATATGCGTGAGACCGTGAGGGCCGCTGCGGAAACCTTCGCGATTGCCTATCCGACCATTTCCTTCCGCTACATCTTACCCGATGGCCCCGTGCCGATGCGCTGCGACAGTCGGCTGATGCGCCAGGCGATCATGAACCTTGTGAAAAACGGGGTGGAGGCCATTACGGAAGACGAGGGCAGCGGCAAAAAGAAAGGTGAGATGATTGTCTCACTTGAAGAAGGGGAGACCAATGTCGTGATCAGCATCACCGATAATGGCCGGGGCCTTCCGCAGAAAGATCGGGCCCGGCTGACCGATCCCTACATGACCACCCGGGTCAAGGGGACCGGGCTCGGCCTCGCCATCGTGCGCAAGGCCGTAGAGGAGCATTCAGGCCAGTTCTCCCTGATCGATCGGGGGGCGGAGGACGGCGCCCCCGGCGCGGTGGCGCGGATCGTCCTGCCCAAACGGTCGTCGTATGAGCAGGGCGATGAGCCCCCTACAAGGCAGGCAGTGTAG